The proteins below come from a single Dehalococcoidia bacterium genomic window:
- a CDS encoding D-alanyl-D-alanine carboxypeptidase family protein, protein MNESLPRVRRGVLWPLVVVLLALPACVPNPVPPLAAPAPSGSAPAGKEQTTPVPVATFSATVPASASMPTPTVPSVAATPSPSPMGTPGSMTATRTPPTVTSAPGTPPPLPSAAQQPIVATPAPNDLLFPISRDLALPPSYVPPDLVPIEGIVPTVRGPHLIRRVVVEDLRRLVRDMQAAGLNPVVASAYRSYAMQEATYAYWVRTLGQVQADRVSAKPGHSEHQLGTAIDFASAENGYELDERFAATREGRWLLAHADRYGFVLSYPAGAEAITGYAYEPWHYRYVGPADARAIAASGRPPIEYYRARWR, encoded by the coding sequence GTGAATGAATCTCTGCCTCGGGTTCGTCGCGGCGTCCTCTGGCCGCTTGTTGTTGTCCTCCTCGCGCTGCCTGCCTGCGTACCGAACCCGGTGCCGCCGCTCGCTGCTCCTGCTCCGTCGGGCAGTGCCCCGGCAGGGAAGGAGCAGACAACCCCAGTGCCGGTGGCGACCTTCTCGGCGACAGTGCCGGCCAGCGCGAGCATGCCGACCCCGACGGTGCCGAGCGTTGCCGCGACGCCTTCGCCATCGCCGATGGGGACCCCTGGCTCGATGACGGCGACGAGGACCCCGCCGACCGTGACGAGTGCTCCCGGCACGCCGCCGCCGCTCCCAAGCGCTGCTCAACAGCCGATCGTCGCCACTCCCGCGCCGAATGACCTGCTCTTCCCCATCTCGCGAGACCTCGCCTTGCCGCCGAGCTATGTGCCGCCTGACCTCGTGCCGATCGAGGGGATCGTCCCGACGGTGCGCGGCCCCCATCTGATCCGTCGGGTAGTCGTCGAGGATCTCCGCCGCCTCGTTCGCGACATGCAGGCCGCGGGGCTGAACCCCGTCGTCGCCTCTGCCTATCGCTCCTACGCGATGCAGGAGGCGACCTACGCCTACTGGGTGCGGACGCTCGGCCAAGTCCAAGCAGACCGAGTGAGCGCGAAGCCGGGCCATAGCGAGCATCAGCTTGGAACGGCGATCGACTTTGCGAGCGCGGAGAATGGCTACGAGCTAGATGAGCGCTTTGCTGCCACCCGCGAGGGCAGATGGCTCCTTGCCCACGCCGATCGGTACGGATTTGTGCTCAGCTATCCGGCTGGGGCAGAGGCAATCACCGGCTATGCCTACGAACCTTGGCACTACCGCTACGTTGGTCCGGCCGATGCCCGAGCGATCGCGGCGTCGGGCCGGCCGCCGATCGAGTACTACCGCGCTCGCTGGCGCTAG
- a CDS encoding acyltransferase, producing MRELAVRLVSAYWRLVIRVRYGRRVRIGRNFRTNGRLVIRGPGRVEIGDDVNAWAHAEKNVLITFAPESRIRIGSGTRLNGAGIQARTQITIGERCILGSTLLLDTDHHPLDPARRHDPTAPVASAPITIGDNVWLGGQSAVLKGVTIGENSVVAFRAVVASDVPANVVVAGNPARIVRRLDQSDERQEPAP from the coding sequence TTGAGAGAGCTGGCGGTTCGGCTGGTAAGCGCCTATTGGCGGCTTGTCATCCGCGTGCGCTACGGCCGACGCGTCCGGATAGGGCGGAATTTTCGCACGAACGGGCGGCTGGTGATCCGAGGGCCGGGCCGGGTGGAGATTGGTGACGATGTCAATGCTTGGGCGCACGCGGAAAAGAACGTGCTCATCACCTTCGCTCCGGAGTCGCGCATCCGTATCGGCTCGGGCACCCGCCTCAATGGCGCCGGCATCCAAGCGCGGACCCAGATCACGATCGGCGAGCGCTGCATTCTCGGCTCGACCCTGCTCCTCGACACCGATCATCACCCGCTTGACCCCGCCCGCCGACATGACCCAACGGCGCCCGTCGCCTCAGCGCCGATCACGATCGGGGATAATGTCTGGCTTGGAGGCCAAAGCGCCGTCCTCAAAGGCGTGACCATTGGCGAGAACTCGGTAGTAGCGTTCCGAGCGGTCGTCGCGTCGGACGTGCCGGCGAATGTTGTTGTGGCGGGGAACCCGGCGCGGATTGTGCGCCGGCTCGACCAGAGCGACGAGAGGCAGGAGCCGGCCCCGTAG
- a CDS encoding S8 family serine peptidase: MQFGRLIGRAVAAIAVGMLVFSAREGGSGAAQSLGPHLRLERERFDPLAARPSPSEEGTTTWLVQFTGPVREEWKEAARAAGAHLAFYLPDHAFLTQMDAATAERVRALPHVRWVGPWHPRFRLAKSVSETAATLYDVQTFSGIDLSALSAAVAQLGGLVLAAVDNGFAGYLRVQIAPGTVAALAALDGVVWVEPHEVPHVLNDRAAAVLRAPEVWHELGLTGEGQLIAIADTGLDTGDLASIHPDFAGRVVKTYCLSRPDPCNWGDEHGHGTHVAGSALGSGVASGARPAEGRYAGSAAGIAPRAGIVVQAIGGVGNTLSAPADVGDLVRLAARDGAFIHSNSWGGGSDSAYRVNAQQIDYALWQERAALALFAAGNSGRDRDRSGRIDLRSLASPGTAKNVLTVGASENNRPETRLTYGLLNPLLWPVPPIATDPIANRIDGIAAFSSRGPTADGRLKPDVVAPGTQVFSTFSRLSPLRGATSATSYAFSSGTSMATPLVAGAAALVREWLHVQRRIDLPSGALLKALVINGAEDIAPGQYGTDPAVQEIPFLRPNPVAGFGRVNVRSSLAPTGLDLWLADETHGLATGETWEATIFTTGPGPLRVTLAWSDFPGQPGAATVLVNDLDLEVRGPDALLHLGNAGAYPPGDPCLRGRADACNTVESVFLPQAPPGRYHLSVRAYTVPQGARQPFALVVAGVGVGAGPGQRTPLQPPPPPARGQDCGGQQGSGVYLYDQPAFAGKCAFFTADAPDADHWHIGNDAAQSLRIVGNLSVILWSDRAFQGRAMPLTGPIAVPDLATLPCAVHCIGPKEVSSLQVRSNGVPLEPPVSGSGDPRLPSGLLVPGNCDGNAGLYLYSEPNFGGKCTRIMLGDPPWYSGNANAWHIGNDAAQSLRLVPRGRTLDDGRFEPASGLRATLYRDLFFGGAWTQITSTLLELPDLAVPPPGYSGPWIGAKTVSSARLEIVQLPAAGSLSTSVVGGESVTTWLPLVASRSFGP, encoded by the coding sequence ATGCAGTTCGGCCGTCTCATCGGGCGCGCAGTGGCAGCGATCGCTGTCGGCATGCTCGTCTTCAGCGCGCGGGAAGGCGGAAGTGGCGCAGCGCAAAGCCTCGGCCCCCACCTCCGACTGGAGCGCGAACGTTTCGACCCGCTCGCTGCTCGACCTTCCCCGAGCGAAGAAGGGACGACAACCTGGCTTGTCCAATTCACGGGGCCGGTGCGGGAGGAGTGGAAGGAGGCGGCGCGCGCTGCCGGCGCCCACCTCGCCTTCTATCTCCCTGATCACGCCTTTCTCACGCAGATGGACGCCGCAACTGCCGAGCGGGTGCGCGCGCTCCCGCATGTCCGCTGGGTCGGCCCTTGGCACCCGCGTTTCCGGCTTGCAAAGAGCGTGAGCGAGACGGCAGCCACGCTTTATGACGTCCAGACCTTCTCCGGGATCGACCTCAGTGCCCTCAGCGCAGCGGTCGCCCAGCTCGGCGGACTCGTCCTCGCTGCCGTCGACAACGGCTTCGCCGGCTACCTTCGCGTTCAGATCGCGCCGGGGACGGTCGCGGCGCTTGCTGCTCTCGACGGCGTTGTCTGGGTCGAGCCGCACGAGGTTCCCCACGTCCTGAACGATCGGGCAGCAGCCGTCCTGCGCGCTCCGGAGGTCTGGCATGAGCTCGGGCTGACTGGGGAGGGGCAGCTGATCGCGATCGCGGATACCGGGCTCGATACCGGTGACCTCGCCTCGATCCATCCGGACTTTGCGGGCCGGGTCGTCAAGACTTACTGCCTGTCGCGCCCCGACCCGTGCAATTGGGGCGATGAGCATGGTCATGGCACCCATGTCGCCGGCTCAGCGCTGGGCAGTGGCGTCGCCTCGGGGGCTCGTCCCGCGGAGGGGCGCTACGCCGGCTCCGCGGCCGGGATCGCGCCGCGCGCCGGCATCGTCGTTCAGGCGATTGGAGGTGTCGGCAATACCCTCTCCGCGCCGGCAGACGTGGGCGACCTCGTCCGGCTTGCCGCCCGAGATGGCGCCTTCATCCACTCGAATTCGTGGGGCGGCGGGTCGGATAGTGCCTACCGCGTGAATGCGCAACAGATCGACTACGCGCTGTGGCAAGAGCGCGCCGCTCTCGCGCTCTTCGCTGCCGGCAACAGCGGTCGCGACCGTGACCGCTCCGGCCGCATCGATCTGCGCTCGCTCGCCTCGCCCGGCACAGCGAAGAACGTTCTCACTGTCGGCGCGTCCGAGAACAACCGGCCAGAGACCCGGCTCACCTACGGCCTGCTGAACCCCCTTCTCTGGCCGGTCCCGCCGATCGCCACTGACCCGATTGCCAATCGGATCGACGGGATCGCCGCCTTCTCCAGCCGCGGGCCAACCGCCGACGGGCGGCTGAAGCCTGATGTTGTCGCCCCCGGCACTCAGGTCTTCTCCACCTTCTCGCGTCTCTCTCCGCTCCGCGGCGCAACCTCCGCTACCTCCTATGCGTTCTCTAGCGGCACGAGCATGGCCACGCCACTCGTTGCGGGCGCGGCCGCTCTCGTGCGCGAATGGCTGCACGTCCAGCGGCGCATCGATCTGCCTTCGGGAGCGCTGCTGAAAGCCCTCGTGATCAACGGCGCCGAGGATATCGCCCCCGGACAGTACGGGACCGACCCGGCAGTGCAGGAAATCCCTTTCCTCCGCCCCAACCCGGTGGCAGGGTTCGGCCGCGTCAATGTGCGCTCTAGCCTCGCGCCGACTGGGCTCGACCTCTGGCTTGCTGATGAGACGCACGGGCTCGCCACGGGCGAGACATGGGAAGCGACGATCTTCACGACCGGCCCCGGACCCCTCCGGGTCACCTTAGCGTGGAGCGACTTTCCCGGCCAGCCGGGCGCCGCAACCGTTCTCGTCAATGATCTGGACCTCGAGGTGCGCGGTCCGGACGCGCTCCTCCATCTCGGAAATGCCGGCGCCTACCCTCCAGGCGACCCCTGCCTCCGCGGCCGCGCGGACGCCTGCAATACCGTCGAGAGCGTCTTCCTTCCCCAAGCGCCGCCAGGGCGCTACCACCTGAGTGTTCGGGCCTACACCGTTCCCCAAGGAGCGCGTCAGCCGTTTGCGCTCGTTGTCGCGGGCGTGGGGGTGGGCGCAGGGCCAGGGCAGCGGACACCGCTTCAGCCTCCTCCGCCTCCAGCGAGAGGGCAGGACTGCGGCGGCCAGCAGGGAAGCGGGGTCTACCTGTACGACCAGCCGGCGTTTGCGGGGAAGTGCGCCTTCTTCACCGCCGACGCTCCTGATGCCGACCACTGGCACATCGGCAACGATGCCGCGCAATCCCTCCGGATCGTGGGGAACCTGAGCGTGATCCTGTGGAGCGACAGAGCGTTTCAAGGGCGAGCGATGCCCCTGACAGGACCGATCGCTGTCCCCGACCTTGCGACGCTCCCCTGCGCGGTCCACTGCATCGGGCCGAAAGAGGTGTCCTCTCTCCAAGTGCGGTCGAACGGGGTGCCGCTTGAACCGCCCGTTTCCGGGAGCGGAGACCCCCGCCTGCCATCAGGACTACTCGTCCCCGGGAATTGCGATGGCAATGCCGGTCTCTATCTCTACAGCGAGCCCAATTTCGGCGGGAAATGCACGCGGATTATGCTGGGCGACCCGCCCTGGTATAGCGGCAATGCCAACGCTTGGCACATCGGCAACGACGCCGCACAATCGCTCCGTCTGGTGCCGCGGGGCCGAACACTCGACGACGGGCGTTTCGAGCCTGCGAGCGGGCTGCGGGCAACCCTCTATCGGGACCTGTTCTTCGGCGGGGCATGGACCCAGATCACCAGCACCTTGCTCGAGCTGCCCGACCTCGCTGTGCCTCCGCCGGGCTATTCCGGGCCGTGGATCGGAGCAAAAACCGTCTCTTCAGCGCGGCTCGAGATCGTTCAACTGCCCGCTGCGGGCAGCCTCTCCACGAGTGTCGTTGGCGGGGAAAGCGTGACGACGTGGCTGCCGCTCGTTGCCAGCCGCAGCTTCGGCCCCTAG